Proteins from a single region of Candidatus Bathyarchaeia archaeon:
- a CDS encoding acetyl-CoA carboxylase biotin carboxylase subunit, with amino-acid sequence MFRKILIANRGEIAVRIIRTCRKLGIKTVAVYSDSDLESQHVILADEAYNIGPGRPSESYLNIPKIVKVAKASKAGAVHPGYGFLAENPQFARECEEAGLVFIGPRSKILASAANKFESREAADRAGVPTIPGSKRQLETADEAEDEARRLGFPVLVKASFGGGGRGMRIVKAASELRGSFDLAASEAKGAFGRSELYLEKHLVNPRHIEVQIIAGPRGQLVHLGERECSLQRRHQKILEETPAPRLDSASRKKLVSLALKIAKATKYENAGTVEFVRSSRGEFYYLEINKRIQVEHLITEMVTGVDIVEQQIRIADGESLRLSQKEVEFNGAAMNCRINAEDPSRNFAPSPGRIEEFVPPGGPGIRVDTAMIDGAVIPEYYDSLIAKIASHGRTREEAIQRLKGALSETIITGVETTIPLHQTILQDKAFVRGDYHTQLLDNKFSAWNFKPRLSMEEIAMLYLTANYPLFGTSKSPLQNSQTRWRNTFQKEPTLRQPLFVEGL; translated from the coding sequence ATGTTCAGAAAGATCCTCATCGCGAACCGTGGAGAAATCGCCGTCAGAATCATACGCACTTGTAGGAAACTCGGAATCAAGACTGTTGCAGTCTACTCAGATAGTGATCTCGAATCTCAGCACGTAATTCTTGCCGACGAGGCTTACAACATCGGGCCTGGACGGCCCTCTGAAAGCTACCTCAATATTCCCAAGATAGTCAAGGTTGCGAAGGCCTCCAAAGCGGGAGCAGTGCATCCCGGGTATGGATTCCTGGCTGAAAATCCCCAGTTTGCACGGGAATGCGAGGAAGCAGGGCTCGTTTTCATTGGACCTAGAAGTAAGATTCTGGCTTCGGCTGCGAACAAGTTCGAGTCAAGGGAGGCCGCAGATCGGGCTGGCGTGCCTACGATTCCCGGGTCGAAACGTCAGCTAGAGACGGCTGACGAGGCTGAAGATGAAGCCCGCCGATTGGGCTTCCCCGTGTTGGTCAAAGCCTCCTTTGGAGGCGGCGGGAGAGGCATGCGCATTGTCAAGGCAGCGAGTGAATTGCGAGGATCCTTCGATCTTGCTGCTTCCGAGGCGAAGGGAGCCTTCGGCCGTTCAGAACTGTATCTGGAAAAGCATCTGGTCAACCCTCGACATATTGAAGTCCAAATAATTGCCGGGCCGAGAGGACAACTCGTCCACCTAGGTGAGCGAGAATGCTCGCTTCAGAGACGACACCAGAAAATCCTTGAAGAGACTCCCGCGCCCCGGCTCGATTCTGCATCAAGGAAAAAGCTAGTTTCGCTGGCCTTGAAAATCGCTAAAGCAACGAAGTATGAAAATGCGGGAACGGTAGAGTTTGTCCGATCATCGCGTGGCGAGTTCTATTATCTCGAGATAAACAAACGAATCCAGGTAGAACACCTCATCACAGAAATGGTTACCGGAGTAGACATTGTAGAGCAGCAAATCCGAATCGCAGACGGAGAGAGTCTCAGGCTCTCGCAAAAAGAGGTCGAGTTCAACGGTGCGGCGATGAACTGCAGAATCAATGCAGAAGATCCGTCGAGAAACTTTGCTCCCTCGCCCGGTCGCATAGAAGAGTTTGTCCCACCAGGAGGCCCTGGTATCAGGGTCGACACAGCCATGATCGACGGAGCTGTCATCCCGGAATACTATGATTCACTCATCGCGAAAATTGCTTCACATGGCCGAACCAGAGAAGAGGCGATTCAAAGACTCAAAGGCGCCTTGAGCGAGACTATCATAACCGGGGTCGAAACTACGATTCCTCTCCATCAAACCATACTTCAAGACAAAGCCTTTGTCCGCGGTGACTACCATACTCAACTCCTCGACAACAAGTTCTCCGCGTGGAACTTCAAGCCACGGCTGTCAATGGAGGAAATTGCTATGCTGTATTTGACTGCAAACTACCCACTCTTTGGAACAAGCAAATCACCATTGCAGAACAGTCAGACAAGATGGCGAAAC
- a CDS encoding acyl-CoA carboxylase subunit beta, which produces MKEMSKELNDLREKSEEGGGRDKVEDQHSKGKMTARERIVALVDPGSFVEMDRFVVHQTSDFGMAEKKILGDGVVTGHAKIDARTVYVFSHDFTVFGGSLGEMFARKVTKIMDLALKTGVPVIGINDSGGARIQEGVVSLGGYAEIFFRNVLASGVIPQISAVMGPCAGGAVYSPAMTDFTIMVDKTSYMFITGPDVIKAVLNEDVSFEELGGARLHNTKSGVAHFFAQNEQEGLQQIRKLLSFIPSNNTEDPPRAKPRPPVGDKSELNDVLPDNPDRAYDIRDVITRIVDGSELFEIQPLWAQNIVIGLARLNGYSIGVVANQPKVNAGTLDIDSSVKAARFVRFSDAFNIPILTLVDVPGFLPGIDQEHDGIIRHGSKLLYAYCEASVPKLTVIIRKAYGGAYDVLGSKHIRADVNLAWPSAEIAVMGPDAAINIIFRNEIAKAKDVVAEKRKLVKEYRERFSNPYIAAGRGYVDDVIEPSETREVLIKYLESVKTKREARPPRKHGNIPL; this is translated from the coding sequence ATGAAGGAAATGTCGAAAGAGCTCAACGACCTCCGGGAAAAATCTGAAGAAGGCGGCGGCAGGGACAAGGTCGAGGATCAGCATTCTAAGGGAAAAATGACCGCCAGAGAGAGAATTGTCGCTCTGGTCGATCCCGGCAGTTTTGTGGAGATGGACCGGTTCGTAGTCCATCAGACCTCTGACTTCGGCATGGCTGAGAAGAAGATTCTCGGCGATGGAGTTGTTACGGGTCACGCAAAGATTGATGCTAGAACTGTATACGTTTTTTCTCACGACTTCACCGTCTTCGGTGGCTCTCTGGGAGAAATGTTCGCGAGGAAGGTCACGAAGATCATGGATCTAGCGCTCAAGACCGGGGTCCCGGTTATCGGGATTAACGACTCGGGCGGGGCCAGAATCCAAGAGGGGGTCGTCAGTCTGGGTGGTTATGCTGAGATTTTCTTCCGAAACGTTCTGGCGTCCGGAGTCATACCCCAGATTTCAGCTGTAATGGGCCCCTGCGCGGGAGGCGCCGTGTATTCTCCTGCCATGACCGATTTCACGATCATGGTCGACAAGACGAGTTACATGTTCATAACCGGACCCGATGTGATCAAGGCTGTTCTAAACGAGGACGTTAGCTTCGAAGAGCTTGGAGGGGCGAGACTTCACAACACGAAGAGTGGAGTCGCGCACTTTTTCGCACAGAACGAACAGGAAGGATTACAGCAAATCCGGAAATTATTGAGCTTCATCCCATCCAACAACACCGAAGACCCCCCTAGAGCCAAGCCTAGACCCCCTGTCGGGGACAAGAGTGAGCTCAACGATGTTCTGCCTGACAATCCGGATAGGGCGTACGATATCCGGGATGTCATAACCCGGATAGTTGACGGCAGTGAACTGTTCGAGATACAACCTCTCTGGGCTCAGAACATCGTCATCGGACTCGCCCGACTCAACGGATACTCGATTGGAGTCGTTGCGAACCAGCCTAAAGTTAACGCAGGGACTCTTGACATTGATTCCTCCGTCAAGGCTGCACGTTTTGTCAGGTTCAGTGATGCTTTCAACATCCCGATACTAACTCTCGTTGATGTGCCTGGGTTCTTGCCTGGGATAGACCAGGAGCACGACGGGATAATTCGCCACGGATCCAAGCTCCTCTATGCCTACTGCGAAGCGTCTGTTCCAAAACTTACCGTCATCATAAGAAAGGCGTATGGTGGTGCATATGACGTGCTTGGAAGCAAGCACATCAGAGCTGATGTGAATCTTGCTTGGCCATCTGCCGAGATAGCTGTAATGGGTCCTGATGCAGCGATCAACATAATCTTCCGCAACGAAATCGCCAAAGCGAAAGACGTCGTCGCAGAGAAACGGAAGCTTGTCAAGGAATATCGTGAAAGATTCAGCAACCCGTACATTGCTGCTGGAAGGGGATACGTTGACGATGTCATCGAGCCCTCGGAGACTCGGGAAGTATTGATCAAATATCTCGAATCGGTGAAGACAAAGAGGGAAGCGCGCCCTCCACGAAAGCACGGTAACATTCCACTCTAG
- a CDS encoding biotin--[acetyl-CoA-carboxylase] ligase, whose protein sequence is MKIIRYKRVSSTNNKARTLAEEGAPEWTIVISGLQTQGRGRSGRTWKSPKGGLWFSIIIRPRMPVNRIPLLQFLFANGLRKGIEEACGVQSDVKWPNDLVVRWKKLAGILIETKINGPDLEYAIVGVGLNVNLTSKELPTGATSIFLATGKRFNLERMLSSILTVLEGRHESLRDEKAVIADWWQHCAHRLNPVTIDTGSGIVRGKSVGVNPDGSIIIRTLTGNVRVADGTLRLHA, encoded by the coding sequence CTGAAGATAATCAGATACAAACGAGTCTCCTCAACTAACAATAAGGCCAGGACCCTCGCCGAAGAAGGGGCCCCGGAATGGACCATAGTAATCTCAGGGCTTCAGACACAAGGCAGAGGCCGATCTGGACGAACCTGGAAATCGCCTAAAGGCGGCTTATGGTTCTCGATTATCATCAGACCAAGGATGCCTGTTAATCGGATCCCACTTCTCCAGTTCTTGTTCGCCAATGGGCTTCGAAAAGGAATCGAGGAGGCGTGCGGGGTCCAATCAGATGTAAAGTGGCCAAACGACCTTGTGGTCCGATGGAAAAAACTGGCGGGTATACTCATCGAGACGAAGATCAATGGTCCAGACCTAGAATACGCAATCGTTGGCGTCGGCCTTAACGTGAACTTAACTTCCAAAGAGCTCCCTACTGGAGCAACCTCGATTTTCCTGGCTACCGGGAAGCGATTCAATTTGGAAAGGATGCTTAGCTCGATTCTGACTGTTTTGGAAGGGCGGCACGAGAGTCTCCGGGACGAAAAAGCGGTTATAGCAGATTGGTGGCAGCACTGTGCCCATCGACTGAACCCGGTGACAATCGATACCGGCAGTGGCATCGTCCGTGGAAAATCGGTTGGAGTCAACCCGGACGGGAGCATCATTATCCGAACGTTGACGGGGAACGTGAGAGTTGCTGATGGAACTTTGCGACTACACGCTTGA
- a CDS encoding CdvA-like protein yields the protein MSEVAIEKVVTEINGFRQRLAMLKEEYSRANRAMADKMAQLGETLTRRVRDLRDQVTNAPQNLLGLESRFMSGDIPEQEYKSTREEYRNQLQTNLRSIDEIRSLLMVMSQLEMRPGTGGSSAGQGGMSPRPSPTD from the coding sequence ATGAGTGAGGTAGCGATAGAAAAGGTAGTTACTGAGATCAACGGTTTCCGCCAGCGATTAGCGATGTTGAAGGAGGAGTACTCCAGGGCCAACCGTGCTATGGCTGACAAGATGGCCCAACTAGGTGAAACTCTAACAAGGAGAGTACGAGATCTCAGGGATCAAGTTACTAATGCTCCTCAGAACCTGCTGGGCCTGGAGAGCCGTTTCATGTCCGGGGACATTCCCGAGCAAGAGTACAAGTCGACAAGGGAGGAGTACCGTAACCAGCTTCAGACCAACCTTCGAAGCATCGACGAGATTCGCAGCCTGCTCATGGTCATGAGCCAGCTCGAGATGCGGCCCGGCACCGGAGGCAGCAGTGCTGGCCAGGGCGGGATGTCTCCACGACCCTCGCCGACCGACTAG
- a CDS encoding transcriptional regulator produces MNKDQSYGGLIFAVSAIVFIVYLISLTGDPWRTYAIEIPVVLGVLGILGITGWIGWTMLTTPPPAPLEAEPSTTGTGSKTEDKP; encoded by the coding sequence TTGAACAAAGACCAATCGTATGGCGGTCTGATATTTGCAGTGTCCGCAATAGTCTTCATCGTATATCTGATCTCGTTGACAGGTGATCCGTGGCGGACCTATGCTATCGAGATACCTGTCGTCCTCGGAGTCCTGGGAATATTGGGGATTACGGGATGGATTGGCTGGACGATGTTGACGACCCCGCCTCCGGCGCCTTTGGAGGCTGAGCCCAGCACTACGGGGACCGGTTCGAAGACCGAAGACAAGCCTTAG
- a CDS encoding threonine--tRNA ligase, with amino-acid sequence MAHETMRLLLIHADRFEYETRDKAVKEPEPLDESHKRGALENGLVVFSTVEKNDEQEPEQIVSNSAASIEEVLGWLKTKKVMVYPYAHLSTNLASREPAISILKALEEKLAKKGYEVTRSPFGWYKSFTITAKGHPLSELSRTITVDTKSRQAAPSVKTEYIIMDQKGNLHSPEDFAFGPHDAEFKSLVEKEALKKGLTGGEPHFLDYARRFGIEWESFADVGQMRFGPEANLIMDLLADYAGQVIRRIGIPILNVKGTNMFDVAVKPIKEHLQLFGSRAYEVKGDERTFVLRYAACFQQFSMVKDWTLSYKTLPFGTFEVADSYRMEQSGELLLSFRLRKFLMPDLHIYLKSVAEAIRIGDKIHRTIYEEIRKLNREYVSLYNTTRSFFEANKDSFMELVKVEKKPILLNFVPEGLYYWVLNVEYNIIDDLDRPREIGTFQIDIGNAKRFGIAYTDEKGEKQFPVIIHTAVIGGLERYLFTLLDSAVRLERQGKKPMLPVWISPVQVRIIPIAKQFVKQGMELLESLEKAGIRADLDDRDDTMQSKVRDSELSWVPFTIIYGEKEIETKELSIRSRADSRESKISLAAFVKRVNAEVDGFPTKMLTYPTLLSQRPGYKRM; translated from the coding sequence GTGGCGCATGAAACGATGAGACTACTTCTGATTCATGCGGATCGATTCGAATACGAGACCAGGGACAAGGCGGTCAAGGAACCCGAGCCTCTTGATGAATCGCACAAGAGGGGAGCCCTAGAAAACGGGCTCGTTGTATTCTCAACGGTCGAGAAGAATGACGAACAGGAACCTGAACAGATCGTATCGAACTCAGCCGCCTCAATCGAGGAGGTTCTTGGATGGCTGAAGACAAAGAAAGTGATGGTCTACCCCTACGCCCATTTGTCCACGAACTTGGCCTCCCGCGAGCCAGCGATTTCAATCCTCAAGGCTTTGGAAGAAAAACTTGCCAAGAAGGGCTACGAGGTTACTAGGAGCCCGTTCGGATGGTACAAGAGTTTCACGATAACCGCTAAGGGACATCCCCTATCTGAGCTGTCAAGAACGATAACGGTAGACACAAAATCACGACAAGCAGCTCCTTCGGTCAAGACTGAATACATCATTATGGATCAGAAGGGAAACCTCCACTCACCTGAAGATTTCGCATTCGGGCCGCACGACGCCGAGTTCAAGTCTCTTGTGGAAAAAGAAGCTCTCAAGAAGGGACTGACAGGGGGTGAACCGCATTTCCTCGACTATGCGCGCCGATTCGGAATCGAGTGGGAATCCTTCGCAGACGTTGGACAGATGAGGTTTGGACCCGAAGCCAACCTGATAATGGATCTACTGGCAGACTACGCTGGACAAGTAATCCGACGGATTGGTATCCCGATACTGAACGTGAAGGGAACCAACATGTTCGATGTCGCAGTCAAACCGATAAAAGAACACCTCCAACTGTTCGGGTCCAGAGCCTACGAGGTAAAGGGGGACGAGAGAACATTTGTTCTCAGATACGCAGCATGTTTCCAGCAATTCTCGATGGTCAAAGACTGGACTCTAAGTTACAAGACGCTGCCCTTTGGGACCTTCGAGGTCGCGGATAGTTACCGGATGGAGCAGAGCGGCGAGCTGCTTCTCTCTTTCAGGCTTAGAAAATTCCTCATGCCTGATCTCCACATCTATCTCAAGAGCGTTGCAGAAGCGATACGTATCGGAGACAAGATCCATCGCACGATCTACGAAGAGATCAGGAAGCTGAACAGAGAATACGTCTCCCTCTACAATACCACACGATCGTTCTTTGAAGCGAACAAAGACTCTTTCATGGAACTTGTGAAGGTTGAGAAGAAACCTATCTTGCTCAACTTCGTTCCAGAGGGCCTGTATTACTGGGTACTCAATGTGGAGTATAACATCATCGATGATCTGGACAGGCCTAGAGAAATCGGAACTTTCCAGATAGACATTGGCAACGCGAAACGGTTCGGAATAGCATACACCGATGAAAAGGGCGAGAAGCAATTCCCGGTCATCATCCATACCGCTGTTATAGGCGGATTGGAAAGATACCTCTTCACTCTTCTAGATTCGGCGGTCCGTTTAGAGAGACAGGGTAAGAAGCCGATGCTTCCAGTATGGATTTCACCGGTACAAGTTCGAATCATCCCTATCGCGAAACAGTTTGTCAAACAAGGAATGGAACTGCTCGAGTCACTGGAGAAGGCGGGGATTCGAGCCGATCTAGATGACAGAGACGATACGATGCAGAGCAAAGTACGAGATTCAGAGCTAAGCTGGGTTCCATTCACGATCATCTATGGAGAAAAAGAGATTGAGACGAAGGAGCTGTCGATCCGGTCGAGAGCTGATTCGAGGGAAAGCAAGATTTCGTTAGCCGCGTTCGTGAAAAGAGTAAATGCTGAGGTTGACGGATTCCCGACAAAGATGCTCACTTATCCAACGCTGCTCTCTCAGCGGCCTGGCTACAAGAGAATGTGA
- a CDS encoding CDP-alcohol phosphatidyltransferase family protein, which yields MLSKIQYLVEGHFQLAAGAFKKVGFNPNSITLIGFVLTIIASLFYSTGLGTVWLVSGTVLALLIGTYFDAIDGAMARRYHQISKMGGILDSVLDRVGETALFVGLFVGGLVPGWLSLWALSSSLMVSYVRARVDVEGVKLKGVGLAERPERLLILLIATILAIFNSLSIVFGVTLVALLSTITVVERLYRTGVVLSGSRRDSA from the coding sequence ATGCTTTCGAAAATACAGTATCTCGTAGAAGGGCATTTTCAATTGGCGGCGGGAGCATTCAAGAAGGTTGGATTCAATCCGAACTCGATAACCCTAATCGGTTTCGTCTTGACCATAATCGCTTCACTGTTCTACTCAACAGGATTGGGAACTGTCTGGCTGGTTTCGGGAACCGTCCTAGCGCTTTTGATTGGCACGTATTTCGATGCGATCGATGGGGCCATGGCCCGCCGGTATCATCAGATTTCCAAAATGGGAGGAATACTGGACAGCGTTCTAGATCGCGTAGGCGAGACAGCGCTCTTCGTGGGCCTCTTCGTCGGAGGGCTAGTCCCAGGATGGCTGTCCCTTTGGGCCCTATCATCTTCTTTGATGGTCAGCTACGTGAGGGCTCGGGTCGATGTGGAAGGTGTAAAGTTGAAAGGCGTCGGATTAGCCGAGCGCCCAGAGCGGCTTTTGATTCTTCTGATCGCAACAATCCTTGCCATATTCAATTCGTTGTCAATAGTGTTCGGTGTCACGCTTGTCGCGTTGCTTTCTACGATAACCGTCGTCGAGCGACTTTACCGAACTGGCGTTGTGCTCTCAGGTTCGAGGAGAGATTCCGCTTAG
- a CDS encoding 30S ribosomal protein S26e, with the protein MPKKRRSRGRSKGGKGRSELVQCANCGMLTPRDKVKRVTSWVSLVEPSLAKELRARGAYIARQRVMKNLCVSCAVHFGVSKVRSAEDRRL; encoded by the coding sequence GTGCCTAAGAAAAGACGGTCCAGGGGACGAAGCAAGGGAGGCAAGGGAAGAAGCGAGCTTGTCCAATGCGCGAATTGTGGAATGCTTACGCCACGTGACAAGGTAAAGAGGGTGACTAGTTGGGTGTCCCTGGTCGAGCCGTCTCTCGCAAAGGAATTGAGAGCTCGAGGAGCCTACATTGCAAGACAGAGAGTCATGAAGAATCTCTGTGTTTCCTGCGCCGTACATTTCGGGGTCTCCAAGGTCAGATCCGCAGAAGACCGACGTCTCTAA
- a CDS encoding PfkB family carbohydrate kinase produces MKIGLYGNLTLDELDQDGKSLVRPGGSAFYSSLAASHLGARVSIVSNVGRDFPRNALSFINKRGIDVSGVKKLDGHTTRFRISYRGESRKLELVHSGEKLTPKRTLGSFQAIHLGPVFLEVGLETLSYARQHSKFLSVDVQGLLRAEGPRGVVRLQRRRIEPFLSKCNLVKATEDEARVIAPDATIVSVARRILHKGPQYVIITRGQSGSLLVEKGGDARQIPSVPEARIVDRTGAGDIFVGSWLATFLSLGDASWAGAVGSAFASLSIRAIGIAKFRFTREELFRRAARAYDNLRIVKG; encoded by the coding sequence TTGAAGATCGGTCTTTATGGCAACCTTACCCTCGACGAACTTGACCAAGACGGCAAGAGTCTAGTCCGTCCTGGAGGATCCGCCTTCTACTCGTCGCTTGCCGCTAGTCACCTCGGTGCGAGAGTGTCAATTGTCTCCAACGTAGGTCGCGATTTTCCGAGAAACGCTCTCTCTTTTATCAACAAGCGTGGAATAGACGTTTCTGGTGTCAAGAAGCTCGACGGCCATACCACTCGCTTCAGGATATCTTACCGCGGAGAATCGCGCAAGTTAGAGCTTGTTCATTCTGGCGAAAAACTCACGCCAAAGCGTACTCTTGGTTCTTTCCAGGCAATTCACCTGGGCCCGGTCTTTCTAGAAGTTGGACTGGAGACACTGAGTTATGCTCGGCAACACTCCAAATTCCTTTCAGTCGATGTTCAGGGTCTCTTGCGGGCTGAAGGACCAAGAGGGGTTGTTCGTCTGCAGAGAAGAAGGATCGAACCGTTCTTGTCAAAGTGTAATCTTGTGAAAGCGACAGAGGACGAGGCTCGAGTTATTGCCCCGGATGCGACCATAGTTTCCGTTGCAAGGCGAATTTTGCACAAGGGACCTCAGTACGTGATAATTACCAGAGGTCAATCGGGGTCTCTTTTGGTTGAAAAAGGTGGCGATGCGCGCCAGATACCTTCGGTTCCCGAAGCAAGGATCGTGGATCGGACTGGGGCAGGAGACATTTTCGTAGGCAGTTGGCTCGCGACTTTCTTGTCTCTGGGGGATGCTTCTTGGGCTGGGGCTGTGGGTAGTGCCTTTGCCTCTCTTTCAATTCGCGCCATAGGGATTGCGAAGTTCCGATTCACTAGGGAAGAACTGTTCCGGCGGGCCGCCCGAGCTTACGATAACTTGAGAATAGTCAAGGGCTAG
- the proS gene encoding proline--tRNA ligase, translated as MSGKEIGITVKKDQDLSEWYTQVVTKAQLADYSSAKGFMVLMPYGYSIWERIKEDFDKKIKAIGHKNAYFPLLIPERLLKTETEHFAGFTPDVFWVTHSGDTELAEKLAVRPTSETIIYESYRKWVKSWRDLPILINVWNSVVRAEITSTRPFLRTTEFLWQEGHTVHETEQEAEEEVMTILGIYTKLVEEELAIPIIVGRKTEREKFKGAVYTTTMEAMMPDGKAVQMGTSHHLGQKFSIPFEIKYLGKDEKEHYGWTTSWGISWRLIGAAILSHGDDRGLILPPKIAPIQVVIIPIFYKETDQKDISDAVRHLSSQLEQIGIRTLIDDRVQYTPGWKYHEWEMKGVPLRVEIGPKDVQSKQVTVVRRDSREKIAINRSDARDRINKILSEIQDHLFERAKKSLEGLTATASDMQSFKRVLEEKGGFIKAFLSDDSCEEKIKIETGATVRVVPMKMSKKGKCVYCGADNSTEVYFARSY; from the coding sequence ATGAGCGGTAAGGAGATAGGGATTACTGTAAAGAAAGACCAAGATCTTTCAGAATGGTATACCCAAGTAGTCACCAAGGCCCAACTCGCGGACTATTCTAGCGCTAAGGGCTTCATGGTACTGATGCCTTACGGCTACTCTATTTGGGAAAGGATCAAAGAGGATTTTGACAAGAAGATAAAGGCGATAGGTCACAAGAACGCGTACTTCCCGCTGCTCATTCCCGAGCGGCTGCTGAAAACGGAAACTGAACATTTCGCAGGTTTTACACCTGACGTCTTCTGGGTCACGCACTCGGGAGACACAGAGTTGGCGGAGAAGCTCGCCGTCAGGCCGACTTCTGAGACAATCATCTATGAGTCGTACCGCAAGTGGGTTAAGAGTTGGCGAGACCTACCCATTCTCATCAACGTGTGGAACTCGGTAGTCAGAGCAGAGATAACCTCTACGCGACCCTTCCTCCGAACAACAGAATTTCTCTGGCAGGAGGGACACACTGTACACGAAACGGAACAAGAGGCCGAGGAGGAAGTGATGACAATCTTAGGCATCTATACGAAGTTGGTCGAGGAGGAGTTAGCAATCCCGATTATTGTAGGAAGGAAGACGGAGAGAGAGAAGTTCAAGGGCGCCGTTTACACGACGACAATGGAGGCTATGATGCCTGATGGCAAGGCAGTACAGATGGGAACATCGCATCACCTTGGACAAAAGTTCTCAATACCTTTCGAAATCAAGTACCTTGGGAAGGATGAGAAGGAACACTACGGCTGGACAACATCTTGGGGAATATCGTGGCGACTCATCGGAGCCGCCATCCTTAGTCATGGCGATGACCGTGGACTAATCCTTCCGCCCAAGATCGCCCCCATACAAGTCGTAATCATTCCGATCTTCTACAAAGAGACAGACCAGAAAGATATCTCCGACGCGGTAAGACACCTCTCGTCTCAGCTAGAACAGATTGGGATAAGAACCCTCATCGACGATCGAGTTCAGTATACCCCTGGCTGGAAGTATCACGAATGGGAAATGAAAGGAGTTCCTCTCCGCGTCGAGATAGGACCTAAGGACGTCCAATCGAAACAGGTTACCGTAGTCAGACGGGATAGTAGGGAAAAAATTGCGATCAACAGATCCGACGCAAGAGACCGAATCAACAAGATACTCAGCGAGATTCAGGATCACCTATTCGAACGAGCAAAGAAGTCTCTCGAAGGCCTAACCGCCACAGCATCTGATATGCAGTCTTTCAAGAGAGTCTTGGAAGAAAAGGGAGGATTCATCAAGGCCTTTCTCTCTGACGACTCTTGTGAAGAGAAGATCAAAATCGAGACCGGAGCTACTGTACGAGTCGTGCCCATGAAAATGTCGAAAAAAGGCAAGTGCGTATACTGCGGCGCAGACAATTCGACCGAAGTTTACTTCGCGCGCTCCTACTAG
- a CDS encoding Lrp/AsnC ligand binding domain-containing protein — MAEDSSVPNEVRVILNLFVESKELEMVTESLVKLSEVTDVYEVTGEYDIVCLLTTESILAFRGVLKNKILRIPGVKSTVSSIVLYTHKRDRRPVAE; from the coding sequence TTGGCCGAGGATAGCTCCGTGCCGAACGAAGTCCGAGTCATCCTAAACTTATTCGTAGAATCAAAGGAACTAGAAATGGTCACTGAGAGCCTCGTGAAACTCTCCGAGGTTACAGACGTTTACGAAGTCACCGGCGAGTACGATATTGTCTGCCTACTCACAACAGAAAGCATACTCGCCTTTCGTGGGGTTCTCAAGAATAAGATCCTCAGGATACCGGGCGTAAAGAGTACTGTCTCGTCAATAGTTCTCTATACGCATAAACGCGATCGAAGACCAGTCGCTGAGTAG